The genomic region TCATTCACATTTATGATATATCCCTGATTTCTTGATTTTATCTTATGCCTAAATTTCCCGTAAGGATCGGTAATCGTGCCAATATATTCCCCTTTTTCAACAAACTTTCCGCAAGGAATTTTAAGATGTAAAAGTCCGCTGTATTTCGCACGCATCCAGGTGGTATTTTCAATCAAAATAGGTTCGGCATGGGCATCAGGTAATTCAAATTTAGATTTAAGCATATTTAGATGATCCAGGATACGCATGGTGCCTTCAACTCCTTGTTTTGCAATTTCTTTATTGCTATCCTGGGATTTTCCACCTTCAAAAAGTAAAATTGGGATCCCCATTTTAGAGCAGGTTTCACGATACGATTTGGTAATTGTCGTAGAAACGATAGTAAACGGAGCTTTAAAAATATTCGCTAATTCTATACTATGCTTATCGCCTTTTTTAACGCGTATTTGCGCTACGTTAAATCTACTTGCGCCACCGGTATGAAAATCCAGGCAGAAATCGGCAATTGGTAAAATTTCCTGCACAAACTGAAAAGCAAACCTGCTGGCCAGCGAGCCGTTTTTAGTACCCGGGAACATTCGGTTTAAATCACGGCCATCGGGAAATTCACGAGCCATATTTAAAAAACCAAACACATTAACTACCGGTATACAAATAGTAGTGCCGCATTTAGGTTTGTTAATTTCTTTACTGATGAGTTGTCTTACGATTTCTACCCCATTCAATTCATCACCATGGATACCGGCGGTAATTAATACTACCGGTCCTGGGTTCTTAGAACGCTCTATAATCACTGGCACTTCAACAGAAGTTGTGGTGTAAAGTTTCGCCATGTTAAGATTAATAGTGGCGCTTTTACCGGGTAAAATCTTTTTGCCCAGAATTTCCAGAACGTTTTCTTTGGTGATTTGAGGCATAAATTAAATTAGGCGTGTTTTTCGATATATCGAATAATGGTTTTGGCAATATCTTTTCCGGTAGCTTTTTCGATACCTTCTAATCCCGGTGAAGAATTTACTTCAAGAATTAATGGTCCGCGTGAACTTTGGATCATATCCACACCCGCAACGCCAAGCCCCATGGCTTTGGTCGCTTTTACCGCTGCAATTTCTTCTTCATCACTAAGTTCAATGGCCTCAGCACTACCACCGCGATGCAGGTTAGAACGGAACTCGCCTTCTTTTCCCTGTCTTTTCATAGCACCAACTACGTGACCATCTACGACAAAAGCTCTAATATCTGCACCTTTGGCTTCTTTTATAAATTCCTGCACGATCACTCGGGCCTGTAAACCGTTAAACGCTTCAATTACAGACTCGGCTGCATTTTTGGTTTCAGCAAGAACAACACCAACACCCTGTGTTCCTTCTAAAAGCTTAATGACCAATGGTGGTCCGCCAACCTGACTAATAACTCCAGAAACATCTCTGGAATAATTAGTGAATACTGTTTTTGGAAGTCCGATTTTAGCGCGAGAAAGCACCTGAAGACTTCTTAATTTATCGCGGCTTCTTACCAAAGCTTCACTTTCTGTCGTGGTAAAGGCCCCCATCATCTCGAACTGGCGAACAACTGCGGTACCATAAAAGGTTACCGAAGAACCAATTCTAGGGATAATGGCATCTACATCTTTTATATAGTCTCCCTTAAAATAAATGTTAGGGTTTCTCCTTTCTATGACAATATCACATTTTAAGGGGTCTACAACCTCTACGGTGTGTTTGCGTTTCATTGCCGCTTCAACAAGGCGTTTTGTTGAATATAGTTGCGTATTTCTGGAAAGGATTTTAATGTTCATTCGTTTGGTGTTGATTGTTAAATGATAAATCAATTAGTTGTGGATCCACAATAAATTTGTTGCTTAAAAATTTTCGTCCTAAAAGAACAGGGAAACGCATTTCCTGGCGTGAAGACAAAGAAAGCGAAATTTTATAAATTTTATTAAAAAGCTTTATTTTTGATTCGATCTGATAACGCTTTTGTATCATTCCATTACTACTACGAACGTAAATAATATCATAGTCTTTAAAAATGAATTCTTTACCGTTGTATAGCGCATGCTCTTCATCAAGAAATTTGCAGTATAATACATCGTCTTTTTCAATAATTTCGTCACAGTGAATGGAAGAGGTGTAAGCTCCGGTATCTATTTTTACCGAAATTCCTTCAAGATCCAGCACCGGGAAATCTGCCTTGTCAAAACGTCCAATAATTCTTTTTTTGCTTTCGCTCATATATCCAAGATAGCCAAAATAAATGTTTTATGGTTTTAAGGAATTATAAAATACCTTTAAAACTGCTAATTTCAGCAATACATTCGAGATTCAGAAATAAAAAATGAAAGAAGAATTGGTGAAAAATTGCTTCAAATTTCCCTGAATTTCTTCAAAATGGCCTAAAGATATTTT from Zunongwangia profunda SM-A87 harbors:
- the rimK gene encoding 30S ribosomal protein S6--L-glutamate ligase → MNIKILSRNTQLYSTKRLVEAAMKRKHTVEVVDPLKCDIVIERRNPNIYFKGDYIKDVDAIIPRIGSSVTFYGTAVVRQFEMMGAFTTTESEALVRSRDKLRSLQVLSRAKIGLPKTVFTNYSRDVSGVISQVGGPPLVIKLLEGTQGVGVVLAETKNAAESVIEAFNGLQARVIVQEFIKEAKGADIRAFVVDGHVVGAMKRQGKEGEFRSNLHRGGSAEAIELSDEEEIAAVKATKAMGLGVAGVDMIQSSRGPLILEVNSSPGLEGIEKATGKDIAKTIIRYIEKHA
- a CDS encoding succinylglutamate desuccinylase/aspartoacylase family protein — its product is MPQITKENVLEILGKKILPGKSATINLNMAKLYTTTSVEVPVIIERSKNPGPVVLITAGIHGDELNGVEIVRQLISKEINKPKCGTTICIPVVNVFGFLNMAREFPDGRDLNRMFPGTKNGSLASRFAFQFVQEILPIADFCLDFHTGGASRFNVAQIRVKKGDKHSIELANIFKAPFTIVSTTITKSYRETCSKMGIPILLFEGGKSQDSNKEIAKQGVEGTMRILDHLNMLKSKFELPDAHAEPILIENTTWMRAKYSGLLHLKIPCGKFVEKGEYIGTITDPYGKFRHKIKSRNQGYIINVNESPIVYQGDAIFHISTASKVIDE
- a CDS encoding ATP-dependent zinc protease family protein, with translation MSESKKRIIGRFDKADFPVLDLEGISVKIDTGAYTSSIHCDEIIEKDDVLYCKFLDEEHALYNGKEFIFKDYDIIYVRSSNGMIQKRYQIESKIKLFNKIYKISLSLSSRQEMRFPVLLGRKFLSNKFIVDPQLIDLSFNNQHQTNEH